The Nymphaea colorata isolate Beijing-Zhang1983 chromosome 5, ASM883128v2, whole genome shotgun sequence DNA segment AGAATTAATGAGCAAGAAAGAGCCTAACTTCCAAacaagaagttcatgaatggtCTGTTGCAAACAAAGTATGGCTTCAGCAATTTAGGAAAGGACGTGCTTAGACTCACGTTCTATTTCAAAAAGGTAGGCAACATAATATTGTTTCTTGCTAGTCAGCGTCCataacaaaaatgaaagaaatagaaTTCAACTACGTTGACAAGAGAATGATGTTTATTTTCCTGATTGTTCCCATATTTCAGATATGTAAGAGACCAGATGagtatgtcacataggtacgggtgcgggtacggaccattttcaaaaaaattgggtacgagggtacggccgtacacacacgctgacatatatatatatatatatatatatatatatatatatatatatgtgtgtcaaaaaatttcaaaatgaataacatattcacaaaacgcagtatggaagtaattaagatacaaatatatcagctttcttgattctccatCGCATCATCAAGgttagaaggagcaacaggtcacgcttttaagatatattgacatctctgtggttatggctcacactattatcgaagagccaagttatagagaaggaatggatttttgaaacattgtatgaaagattttaaatgaaaagttgtgaggaactatgtacaacaaaggtttagagtgaaaaaggaaacaagaaaagagggggatttttaatttttaactaaaaaaCTGTACaactttggacttggtcaaagttgaccgagtctgaaaatgaacaaaaaatgatcctgggtacgttgaccgtacccggtactgcgttgaccgcaccaggGCAGTACccagggccgtacccgtaccatacaggtactcctccttaagaggagtacccgtgtgacatagtgaGATGACACAACACTGAGATGTTCAACTTGAGGAAAGATAGCGGTTGTATGACATTGTACACCATGTCTACagtaataatgaaaaaaaaaaagccacatATTACATAGTTTATTACAAAAatgtaatgaccaaaatcaGAAACAACGAATTGGAAAACCTTGGTTAAGCTAATGAGAACCTAGGAAGGAACTTTCAAAATCTTTAGCTGATTTTTGCCGCCTCAACTGAATTAATCTTTAAAGTCTCTGTGCTTAGGATCACACTTGTTactgaaattttgaaacatataCATTGATCAAATAAACTCCAAGTTAAGTTCTGCCTAACTTTGAAGTCTGCAGTTTTCCTTTCTGAACCCCAAACTCACTGAGGACTATTCACATTTCAAACTTCCTTCATCAGATAGACAACAAGTTACAGATTTCTACCTTCCCATTTACTGGTTCAGCTTTGTCAACCACACCAACTATTTCTTGGAAAGAGACAGCTTTTGTGTTGCCATGTTTGCTCAAGCCAGAAGCAGCAGATTTCCACTCTTCCTAACACATAAGGTCATCTgaagacaaaaagagagaataAGGAAGGGCATAGGAGTACAACAGTCAGATAAATGAAGCCAGTATCAGTCCATTTTCCAACGAACAAATGCAAAAAACCATCTAATTTAAGGAGAGCTAAATCACTGTATACTATCATAAACTATCAGAGCAAGACAAATACCCAAGGCCCTATCCTAATATCACAATGGTGTAAGCAGCTTTTATAGTGATCACTGCATGACCATTTCGTTTACTGATATACTGTCAGCTTATTTTAATGCCCTGTTGTGGACGCACACCTCTTAAGCTGTTAACCTTTCAAGAATAGCCCAAAGGGGATCCATGCAATGGAAGGGGCTTTGCCCATCAGAAAAATAGCCAGATTTTAAATCACATGGGCGCCACCTTTTGTGCAAGCTTAAGCAGGTATATGGCCTGGAGTGGGGGTGCTAACCACAAGGTTTTATGCCACCAGGGTTGCGACTAATTCTCACATCATCCTAAGTGTGGTTTCCTCATGAGTTGGGGGAAAAAGATTGGACCATTTGCTAATGCACATGAAGCATAAGAGAACAGCACTACAAGCGAGAAAATCTTATAATTTCAAATAATCAATCATACTTCTGAATGAACTGGAGAAAAGGttgagttttttcattttctttagttGCTAATACAAATTACATGTGATTCAAAGTTTGGCATAAGTTGATAGGGCCAAACAGAACCACATAAACTATAAAGGGATAAAATAATGCTTCAAGGAGAATAAGTGTGAAAATGGTACAATCAGCACGCAAACTACAAATTGAAATACTTCAAGCAGCAGATCTCAAATACCAAgcacatggaaaaaaataatgtcaCAACACTGAATTAACTGAAAACATGGAAATTCCTCTTGTCCCATAAGAATTtactaaaatttattttcttaaacgTAAAAAGAAAGCCTGAAGCCAGAAAAGAAGGTACATGACAGGTATCCTATGTTGCTCTTACATGCTTAGAAGTTAGAATAGATAATGCCaggttatttgtttttccttcaataGACTCCAATTCTTCGAGATATTTGCGGATGTTGATGGCTTGGCTTCTCAACCATATGCATCCTACTCTTCCTCTGGAAATAAGTCCAAACATAACTTACTcagaattcaaaaatttcacctCTCATTTCTTCGCCTGTTATTCGTTTTGCCAGTAAAACCAACTTCCTGGCTAAAACTATTATCAAACTCTCtaaatcttccttttttttcatatgtgaaACGTTCCCTGTGTCGAGGATGATCAAAATTGCATAGAGCACCATCTCTGTCATTCATCCTTCTGCCAAAAGTACCATCCCAGGATTTATTTGATCTTCCTCCATAATCACCACCACGACCTTGTCTCAcaaactttctctctctatcccctCTATCAAGGTAACGGGATCTCCTAAAACTGTCATTATGATCTCTCTTGCCAAAAGAGTTGCTTAAACcacctcttctctctcttgttccagAATGTGGATTGTCAATGTATTTATGGCCATTGAGGTTTGAGGAAAATCTCCTGTCTGTACCATGGTCAAACCTATTTCTTTTGCTACCTCGTTGGGATCTCACAGCACCTTGATCATCAGAATCTGATCCAAAGGACAACTCATCATCGGTATCAGAGAAACTTCTTCCTTTCCTCAAGTTTTTCCTGCCCAAACTCGAAGCAGCCACTTTCCTTTGCTTATGCCGCACGGCATGCCCAACCTCATCATCAGTATCTGAATCAAACACAAGTTCATTTTCTGAATGAGAAGATGTCTGCCTAAATGAACCGCGATGGCTTCTTCCACCTGCTCCTTTTCTGGAATGTGTGCTGGCACCAGAATTCCAGTCAGAATCATCGGAAAATTCATCATCAGAGTTGGGCTCTTCCACATACTGAGAGCTGTTATAAGTTGATTTTCTCATCCAATGAGATGCCCTTTCGAGAGAACCAGAATGAGTACCCTGGTTGCCTCCAGACAAACTATCTGCTTCGCTAAAATCATCAGAATCAGAAGAAGCCACCACCTGAGAAATGCCTGATGAGGAAACCTCTGACTTGGAGTCGCCAGTTGAAATATCTAATTCGTAACTGTCAatgtcatcttcttcttcatcaaaatcATCAAACCCAGTTCGAGCACCAAATGAAGAGATTTCTCTTCCAACACCTTCTTTAGACTTGCCTCTTTGGTAACTTCTTTGCATTTGGGTGGCTTCAAAGGGTTCATCTTCAAACCTAGAAATAGGTTCTGAAGAGGCACGGCCACTAAAAGAAGATTCTTCATCTATTCTTGGGGAGTCAGCATATTCAAATGCTGCAACATCAGCCCCATCAGACTCATTGTCATCAAAATCAAAGTTCCAAGCATTAGTAACATTTTGAATATTGGCCACTCTCTCCAGTCTTGTTCTTGGACTTGTCGGTGGCCTCTGTTGCAACTGattctcaagaaattcatcaGGTGGGCGTTTGTGGTCACAATGAAAGCATGCCATGTTTCGCCGGTAATTCAAGAAATTGCACCTGGCAAGAATATGTCAAGCAAACCTACTTAGCTGTGAACAAACACATGAACAGTGCATGAAAATCTTTTTCCAGTATCCACATAGCAACATTTCTATTGCATCTCTGGCAAAAACAAATAGTCACAAATTAATAAGATACTAGATACTAAAAAATTTGAGTGCAGTCCAAAACACATACTGCGGACATTCCCATTCCCCAGGCAGTAACTGCCTCTTTGGCCGCCTCGCATCGCACTGCAAACACTCAGTGTTTTTAGCAAAGTTCATAAAATCACACCTGAAATCAATAACGAAGAAGATGTCAGTGTCTAATAAAACGTGTATGAACCTCTTAACTCTTGAGAAGCAACCAGTAGAGGATTACTACCAAACTAGGTGGGTGGAATATATTGTCCAGCATCCAGCTTGATAATTTTATTTACCAAATAGGCAAATACcataacaaaatgacaaaaactgaacaaaagtgtagaaaaataaataaataaatgcagaCATACTTTGGACAAAGCCAGTCTCCCTTCTTCATTTCAATGTCATCACGACCAACCCGCTTCTTTGGCGGTGGAGGTGGTTGCTTGACTTTTGGTGGAGTTTTCTTGATCACTGGTGGCGGAAGGTTTGGATCTATAGGAATGGCACTTAGTTTTACAATCTCATGCAGCAACTTACGGATGACTGTCTTCACTggtttcatttttataattagCTTGTTCTCAACTGATCCATTAATGGGATCAAATCCGTAAGTCAACAAAACGCGCATAACGTCAAGTGTCCTGGCCTCATCCTCCTTGCGTGTCAACAAATAAGCCCTCGCACAAGAACTTCTTAAACTGCATGAACTACAGACCTGAGGACAGAATAGCATCATGGACTCAGACACAACAACTTCCTGAATTGGGAAACATGAGAGACCAACCATGAAATACATTGCAACGAACTCTTCTTATACACATAAAAATGGATTTTTAGGTTGTGAAGATATCAAGAGTAGgtaatatgtgaaaaaaaaatgacggTAAAGTACAAGGCTATCTATTGGGTAACAAACTTATGATAAGTAATGAACAGGAAACGAGGTCACCATCTATACGTAAACACGTATATCTGCATAAGTACATACGTATTTTTAGATATGGGACATTTTGGTACAATCTTCTGTACATGCAATctagttggatttttttttcatcccttaaaaaatttaaacttataCATCTGAACTACAACTTTAGTGAGATCAGCTTTTGAATAACCAATGCATGTTTAAATGTTACTTTCATGATTTGAAAAACAATGCATGTTTAAATGTTACTTTCATGATCCAATAAACAATGCATGAAAATGCCCAAAATTTTGTAGGACCAAAAagcacaactttttttttttcaaaagaaagacaaataaaGACTTCACGAAAGGTTTTCATCATACTGGACACATTTACGCCATTGGATCAGGTAAAAACAACTTCTATTAtgaaatccaaataaaattttacataaacataattgtgaaaatgtgtggtgtgtgtgtgtgtgtctgtgtgcgtgtgtgtgcgcgcgtgtAACGCAAACTCATGGTTCAAGTGCATCAATACTATGataatttcaaattcaaatgtgaaCAAAATGGGAGTGACAAACAAAAGGCAGAgattgaaatggaaaaaaaagccTATAGATAACAGCTTCATTGTTGcaacaaaaatcaaaagttttgGTCTGCTTACATCTCCTTCGTCAAGATGGACATACTTTCTTAGTAACTTTGCAGAAAATACCACCTTGTTATCCACGGAAGGACAACCATGACCAACAAGAATCTGAATATCCTTCCTCGATAACGACCTAATAATGAAGATTAGGTCAATACCATAGAACCAGGCAATAATCAAGGATTCAAGCATCATATACAAGTGACAAAACTAAGTTACTCCAACACATTCGTGGGTaagttatatataaatatcaaGCTCTAAAAAGGAAAGTGCAACTATGTGCCGGGGACaaccaaaataagaaattgtTAGGCTGGTGTCTAACTAGATGTCTTCATTGATCCAGTCGTAAAATTCCATGCATTCAATATATAAATGACTCACAGAGGTTGCATCCTCACAGGAACATAGGCTTAAATATAACTTCTCTATATAGGATAACTGAGTCAGCATCAGGTCTTTTTCAGAAcctatgaacaaaaaaaatgtgttgatCCAGCTGTCCCGATTATCAATATGACGCTTGATCAACGTAACCAGGCGACAATACGTTTGAGGATCAACGAATGTTGTAACCTTATAGGACAAAGTTACAAACTATAATTCcgaacaaataaacaaataaccAGGAAATCATCACTCCTAGAAGCCCCAGAACGTGGAGTAGAAAACTTAACGAGGACCGATATTTGATCACATGGATCCCAACGATTTTCATTGAAAGGAATGCAGTATTTATCCCCAAAAACCCCGTCTGCTGTATACCTTCGTTGAATTTAGATatgaaaaatgtccaaaaacAAATAAAGCTTTGTCTGCCAGTCTATTTTCAGGTTTTTGTGGTAAATGCATTCACTTTTAGTGTAAAAGCAATATTATTAATGCCATATAACCTAGAGGAGGACTAGAATAACGTCGGGTTATAAGGATCAGGAGCCAATTTCTAACCTCAAGATGTCGAATCGGTCTCGGCCGAAGTTCAGACAAGCTGTCCGGACGGTCGCCCAATCCCTTGTGAAGGCGAACCCTTCATCGGTTAAACCCAACGCATTCACAGCAACGTTCTCGAGATTCCGATACCCTGATGGATTAACACCAACGTTCTCGAGCATCTGGTCCTCGCTCTTCTCCTGATGACCAAAATAGTTATGTTGCAGCAAACGCTCCATCAGCTCAATCCATTCCGGCCAGGGATGGACGACCTCCATCGCCAACCCTCCGCCCCCAGCCTTCTGCCCCATCTCCTCCTCTCTGATCACCTGCTTCAATCCCACGACGCCACTGGAAATGACCGTCTCAGCCAGCGAATGAGCAGGAGCCGGAGTCGGATTAGGCGCCTCGACCTCCGCCTTGGCGGCGGCGTcgcctttcttcttctccctccaCGCCCTGATTTGCCTGAAAGCCTCGTCTTTACGAGCACGTTCGCGCTCGATCATGTCCATCTGGTCGAAGACGAAACTCAGTCTAGCCGAGAGCCTCGGCACGGGGCCACTGGCTTTTGCGGCAGGCTCGGACTCTGGGAACGGCTGGGCGGAGGTCGAGAAGGGGGAAGCCCCTCCGACCATGGAAGTAAAACCTACAGGCACTACCCTCCTCCTGGGAAACCACGGCAGGAAACGGAAAGAAGGTTGGTGCCATCCCCTCGACGAGGACTTCAAGAGGAAGAGCAGGGCCGTGCCGGTGGTCATGGTGATTGCCACTGATATGGTGGCCGGCCGGATTTGCCCCGGCGAATCTAAAACGGTAAAACCTCACAAAACCCTAGTAAAACTGCGGCTCTCCTTCCCGCCTCCTCGGTCCCTCTTTCTCAGGAAGATCGCGGCGCGCGAAAAACACAAGGGTATGCTATAGCTTGGAAATTTTTCCTTTAAGCACCCTTAGTTTTGCAATTAACTCCATGAAGGGCCTCTTCTTCAACGCATCATTGCACCGGCCTCGGTTTTTGCTGATAACCAGCAAggatgactttttttttctggtctataattttatatattacatatataatgtgtTTTTAATAACTAAGGCCTGTTCCGGCCTCCTAATCACGAACCTGGTTTTtgtttaaatgcaaaaaaaaaaaaaaggatttttttaatatgaccAATCTTAGGTTCGAAATTTAGTTTCTATTATTTGTGTGAGAGACACCCCAATTggtaaaactttttctttctacCTCAAATTGAGGGTTGCTTTGAAACTAGAGTACCGGTGCGGTCAACATAGTTCGTGTTATTTAACTCAACTTATAGTATCTGTAGTTGTCTCTTCATCCGCCACAAAATAAAAGCGAAAAACTTCAATTCAGACAAACACGCATTATTTTTTACGCTAAATAAGCACGTTTAAATATGATGATTTTGTTTCGTTAgtatgcttcttcttttttgtcaaTATTTATAATACGTActtaaaaaatcatcaaaaattttaaaaaatttatatactAAACATCTAAATGTATCAgtgtacatgcatatatatatatatatatactcaatttGTTTACATTAATTCACGCCAATTTGGAACATGCAATACAATGGAAGACAAAcaggaagaaaagaataatgtacacatacacacacacacgtatatatgCAAACAAGGAATCAAGCAACAGCAGTGTGACGGCCGCtgccattttctttcccttggaAACGGATGAAGATGATTTTGATTCATCAACAAATCACATTAAAATCTTTTGCCTTGATTGGTCCCAAACTCATTGATTATATCTCTGTTGGTAGTCAACAATCTTTGTCTACATATAATTCATCGCTGCCTTGCTTCGTCTGTGTGTCTTCCATCATTGTGTAGCTCATTCTGTATCCATGTTAGTTCTCTGGTGTTCAACGTCGACTTGTTTGATAGATGAGTAGTTGTCCGCCGTTGGATTTTTAAGAGGGCATCTGGCAACAGAAACATTTACACATTACCATATTAATTTGACTACTTCTCTTATCAATTATAATCTCCAATGGCAAGTTGGGATGCTTGATAGCAGGGACATTAACAATTTATTCTAGAGATTTgggcatatttatgaaacactccTTGATTTGTACAACGCATTTAACAACAGGGACATTAACAAtcaatcataaaaaattatagCATGTTCATAAGATaacatgttttaattttctatgAATATGCCCCAGTCTTTATGATCAACTGCAATATTCTTATTGCCAAACTCCCCCTGGTTGTCATGGAAACAGtcatttacaaaaaaaacaaaacacataccttataaatatttaattaaaaactGTTATTAAGTTTGTATATACACATTATACACGTATTGGGTGTGCTtgattgcttatatatatatatatattggcattCCATATTTTTGTCAACATggcaaagaaataaaaatactACCCATGGTTCGCCAGACTAAATATTTTAAGTAAAACTTAAGATCTACACTTGCcatccttattttattttattcattttatgaaAAGATCTGTTAAAAGGTCGGACAGAGAGTAAGATTAAAGATAAGTGAATCTCAGTTCctaaatattttatgttagaGTAAGACAAGGGCAGTCAAATAGCCTCTAAATCTTCTTACAGGTCACCTTACATTGCATGTCTAATATTGTGGAGTTTAGTTCCAAGTATCAACATTGCCTATGATATTAATTGAAGCAACTCAATTGGAACTGACATAAGTTTCTGATTCGAAATGCTGTCAACCTATGGGAGTTTTTGGACATTAGTTCAGTTGAATATCCAGAAAGATGCCGCGGCGAATAACCATAaagttttgaaataaatatttgtcTCACCTATTTACAATAACTCAAACCTTCGGCACTCAATTGGCAATACCTATAAGTTACGAGTCGTTCTGTGAGAAAAAAGATTGGAAAATCTGGCGGGAATGCAAGTCGAGGCGACGAGGCCATGGCGATTAGCGCGCCACCGGCCATTTCTCCTTCTCTGTTCtgctacctctctctctctctccctctctctctggtaTCAGAAAACCAGAAGCCTTGCCAGCGGCGGAAGATGGAGGAGCCGGAGTCGGAAGAGGTGTCCTCGCAGGAACCGCTTCCACAGATCACTGATGACGATGTCCGCCTCCACGGCAGCTCGCCCTCCgccctctcttccttcctctctgATTCGCCTGAAAACGCCAGCCTCCATCTCTCCTTCCTCATCTCCTTCCTCCACCTATTTTTCTCCCGTAGTATTCCTCCTAACCCCCAAACAATCTCTCTCATCTCTCAGTCCCTCCTCCCTTCACTCCCGGTCCGCCTCCTTCCTTCTCTCATGGAAAcccttctttcccttttccagGAGGCCCCGACCATAGATTCCGACCTCGCTCTCCCTCTCGATCTCATCCCAGTTGCTCTTTATTTGCTCCAGTCCACCCCGTCGCTCAGGATTCCTGGATGCCACGACCAGGTACCTGCGATCGAGTACGTAGACTCTGTGCTCGATCGGATTCTTGAGCTGGAGTGGACGCATTCCTTCCTATTGAGACTCACTCATCTACTTCGTGAGTTCCCATTTGGTGAGCGGAAGAATTCGCGATCGTCCGAGTTCCTGTTAAAGGTTTTCGCGGTTATGGAGGGCGTTGATCCTCAAGACGTTCCCCCTCTTGTTTACAAGATCCTAATTCTGGCTTCGAAGGGGTTCGACAGAAAGGTTGTCGCCAATGGGATAGTTGGATTTTTCAGCGATGCGAGGGCATGGCCAGCTCTGGTTCGGAGACAGGTGGAAGGAACGACGCTGCTGCATCTGGATTTCGTGGTGAAGCAGGATCCGTTGTTGGGCCAGCAGTTCCTAAACACACTGAGGTCGAGTCCCGAGAGAATGTCACACTTTGGGGTTGCAATGTTGCTCTCTTTCGGGAGAATTCGGAGGTTTGCCGAAGCTTCCATGAGCGTTCTACGGATCGCAGTCCTCAATTCTCACCGCGATCACCGCTTGGCAAGGTCATTTTATGTTTG contains these protein-coding regions:
- the LOC116254137 gene encoding uncharacterized protein LOC116254137, giving the protein MTTGTALLFLLKSSSRGWHQPSFRFLPWFPRRRVVPVGFTSMVGGASPFSTSAQPFPESEPAAKASGPVPRLSARLSFVFDQMDMIERERARKDEAFRQIRAWREKKKGDAAAKAEVEAPNPTPAPAHSLAETVISSGVVGLKQVIREEEMGQKAGGGGLAMEVVHPWPEWIELMERLLQHNYFGHQEKSEDQMLENVGVNPSGYRNLENVAVNALGLTDEGFAFTRDWATVRTACLNFGRDRFDILRSLSRKDIQILVGHGCPSVDNKVVFSAKLLRKYVHLDEGDVCSSCSLRSSCARAYLLTRKEDEARTLDVMRVLLTYGFDPINGSVENKLIIKMKPVKTVIRKLLHEIVKLSAIPIDPNLPPPVIKKTPPKVKQPPPPPKKRVGRDDIEMKKGDWLCPKCDFMNFAKNTECLQCDARRPKRQLLPGEWECPQCNFLNYRRNMACFHCDHKRPPDEFLENQLQQRPPTSPRTRLERVANIQNVTNAWNFDFDDNESDGADVAAFEYADSPRIDEESSFSGRASSEPISRFEDEPFEATQMQRSYQRGKSKEGVGREISSFGARTGFDDFDEEEDDIDSYELDISTGDSKSEVSSSGISQVVASSDSDDFSEADSLSGGNQGTHSGSLERASHWMRKSTYNSSQYVEEPNSDDEFSDDSDWNSGASTHSRKGAGGRSHRGSFRQTSSHSENELVFDSDTDDEVGHAVRHKQRKVAASSLGRKNLRKGRSFSDTDDELSFGSDSDDQGAVRSQRGSKRNRFDHGTDRRFSSNLNGHKYIDNPHSGTRERRGGLSNSFGKRDHNDSFRRSRYLDRGDRERKFVRQGRGGDYGGRSNKSWDGTFGRRMNDRDGALCNFDHPRHRERFTYEKKGRFREFDNSFSQEVGFTGKTNNRRRNER